The genomic region tttattcggaatgtataaaattatttcatagtattatttcatagtatttgttctaagacggaatttgtcgcatgtttgtatagccggaattctgaagaaataatacattgcacactaacggggcccaccataacatgtatttccaaaaaaaaaacgttGAATTAATGACGTGACACGCcttggattgagtattgtcttctacattaataaagataagattattAACgtgcacacgttagaaaaaccgatGTATAAAATAGGTCATGGGTGTGTGAATTCAAGATCGATCTCAAATCCTATCTCGGCGTGTCTAACCTTGTCATCATGCGTTTTTCATATTTTTCGATTCTTAAAATTCTAGCTAATCTAACCATACATTTTTAGAAAGTGAATATAATTATTTAATTACTAAAACAAAAACTGTAAATACAAACTAAGTTATAATTTAGAAAAGTATAAttagaacatattagattaaaagatcataattaaaaacaaaaacaaaaacaaaaaaaaagcttTTGATTGGTACTATTGTGCATactcaatgtttcctgctacctatgttactcagactcgtgtagaagtatccgacacgggtacgtgtccaagtgtcggactcggctattttttttgaaaaatatgcatattttggtctaaaatgaggTGTCCAAGGGTCATACCCATGTCCGAGTGTCGAGTGTCGGACACGGGTACGCAAGGAAATTAGAAGAGTTGGCCTGCTACAGGACTCGTACTATCAAATAAGCCTCTTTAGGAGTTAATGAAATACCGCTTCGGGCGTTTCCTACCACAAGCTTTGTTAATCTTCTTTGCTTGCTTTccataatcgtattgcttacttttattgcattCGTGTGGCGGCCGTTGACAATCGTGACTAGGATTACTGACACACCCCGAGTCCCGAGaaacgtgctagtgggcgatccctcactagcaGGATGAGACTGTTGTTGCTTACATTCGTGCCTTGGTGTCAGGCAAGAGTGCGCACCACAATCCCCcaaaagtaccggaccgtgacacAAGGCTCAAGCTCACACTCGAACCAGAGAAAGCAAGCTCGAGCCGAGTTTTGACTAAGCCGATTCCGAGGAACTGTCGAGCGAGTTCAGCTCATTTACACCTCAATGACCCTCCCTATACTTATCCATATCCCTATTCTACTTTAAATTCACATCAAATTATCATTAAAATCATCATCCATTTTAAGTAAAGGTGAGATTGTCATCCCTAGTTGGATATGTTGGTTTTTCAATTAGACTCCCTTGCAATTAAAAGAGTGACCAGTATACATAAATGCGGTTAGCACGGCCTGAAGCTGCAATCAGGAATCAGGATATCTTTCAAAAAAATTCCAACTTGGTCGAGATACGGTACCAGGCCTAGATTGGATACCACAAGTATACATTCCTCAGAATGCAATGTAGTATAAAAAGTAAAAGATTATAGCTCAAAATATTCGTCGTACAATTTTAGGGTAACTACGTTCCTAGGGTGAAACGGGAAGCGCGACAATCAGAGCCATAGTTTCATCTATATACAGAGCTGCTTCTCCTAAATCACCAGCATATTATGCCAGACCATATCAGAGAAGAATAATGAAATAATTACATCCATAAATAAGAAACTGATGCCACCAAAACCCATTAACACGGAGCCTCGTGATCGCCACCCGCTCGACCCCAATCAAGATACGAGTGCCCCGTTAAGTCATTCTTGGCAAAGGCCTCCCATTTATCATGCTTTTCGAGGATGGGAAGAACACGGGCAACACGCTCATTTTTGGCATCACAAAATTTAAAAGAGCAAGTTAATATATAAAACAATCCATCCTGCCATTGATATAACAGCAAAGATATGAACCCAGAACAATATGGCAGCCGATTCCTTCCCACAGCCTCTTAAGTTGGCTACAGCACCTGCAAATATGACAACATTGTGTAGAGTTAGCTTCTCTCATCTCATTACAAGCAGGGGAGAAGCCAGGATTTAAACTACTGGGATAAATaactttatgttatttgttttgtAAGAGGCGCAAACGCCAGCACATTGTTGCTCGAGATTTGGAGGTAACAAATTTTGTTATAGCTTAGCTAGTAAGATAATAAAGTTATGGATGGATGGTGTTCATGTTCTGAGTAGAAACCGATCAGCAAAAGCTCAAATCTTTTTTTCCTATTCAAGCTACAACTCTGCAAGCTACCATTAGCCCCCATCCCTCATAACTAGAGTGAAAAAGGTCCATGGAGAACCGTTTAAGGCTAATTTTTGCCATTTAATCAGTTCACCCGAAACTTGCTAAAAAAAAGACATGGAGAGGAGACTGAATCATGGAGGATGTAAGGAATGGTGGGTAGAGGGAGTATTAAGGAATTGCATAAACAAGCACCTGAAAGCACGGAAGTAGGCATGGTGTGCTGGAGAAGCAACACGAATTTGAACATCTTGTCACCAGCGGGTATAAAGCCCAACTTATCAGCTAGTGTCACAATTCCAAGCCCTGCTGGAGGAACCAAAACTAAACGCGCGAAAACAATTGCAGCTGTTGTGCGGAAACCAAGTTTAGAACTTCCCGGTCCTACAGATAACAGACATGTCAGCTCGTCAACAAAAAAACAAGAGAACTAACCGGGATGCTACGCTCATAAAGAACCAGGCCAACTGGCAGTGAGATGAGCTTACCATCAACAAGGTTGCCTCCTAGAGCCAACAATATGCATGGAATCATAGCCTCCCTGAAACACAGTTAACCATcagaaatttttaaactttcacCAGATTCCCTAAGCTGGTCAACATACAAAAGCTTTTCTTTGAAGTATTAAAATACTTGAACCATATAATTGCGATAGGAAGGTTTCCTCATAATTGTTGTACATACCCTAGAATCATGCAGCTGTCTGTGAAGAAGAATAGTGGACCATCACTTTCAAAGATGAAACGCTTCAAAAGGGGCACACAACCTAATGCCATAGCCAGTATCTGCCAGCAAAAAACACAAGATTATATTTCATTTTAATGGAGAAAGTGCTCATTTTTATATTCCAGCCAAGGGCTCACTATTCATTGCCTTTGCAATGGGAAATCATGAATCGCAATTGATCGTGCAAATTGATGCAACTTTCGCTACTGGTCATTGAATCAGCCTCATGTGTCTTCACCACTTTGTGTTATCACTCGAACTATAAACTCTAAagtctaaaccctaaacctaacacTGAGATCTAAAGCTACTGTTACTGTTATGGAGAACTGTTCAAGTCCTCAAAAATTTCAGTCCTAGAGAAGTCGTCTTGTCAAAAGTATGCAACAGGTGAAACAAACAGTCAAGACTTTTGTCAGGTGCATGCGCTCTAAATTTTTTTTGAGGATTGTCATATATTGACTCTAAAACTTGGAATAGAACAGTCTTGAATGCTTCTATGCACTCTAATATTACTCTGCTGAACATCTGTCACTCGAGGAGTTTAGCTCTGACACTATACTGGAATTTGCACAGACATTGCACAGGGATTTTAGACATTTTGATTAACAAATCCAGTAGAACCAAACTACGGttacaaatattgaagattcaTTCATTACTGATATAAAATGCACACAGTGAAGCTGATACAGTGTAAAAACAAAAATCCACATGAAATACAAACTGCATGTATATAGGCTAGTTTCGCACATAAATGCCGAAAAACTTACAGATGCAATGATTGGAGGCTGTATGATTTGTTTGAGCTTTAACTTGTCATATATGAACATGAGGATCTGCTTAAACTGTATGGCATAAAAACATAAAAGCATTAATGTAGCAGAAAATAATGGCTGTGAAGAGGGAACACATCACCAGTTTTGCATATCAACAGAAACACAGAAAATGTGGCTAAGAGATACAGTACTATTCAGCTAAGCATTATTACAGAACTACCAAATTGTTTACCGTATACTTATATAATTACTATCTTATTCATCCAAAGCGATTAAAATCTTTCTTGAAACAATACCACCACATTCAAAATATTCAAGAACTTACAATTTCGACTACTAAAAAGAATCCACCAATTGGCGCCATATGTTTCACTTCGAAGATACTTACCCGAAACACGAGATTAAACGTAATGAAGGTGGGTGAGAAAAAGAATAATACGAAACAACTAAGGCCAAGCAAGATCAGATATTCATACACTTGATAGTTGATAGCAATCAAAACGTGCACCaataaaaaaatcacaaaaaaaaaaccgcATTCTCTTGATTCAAGAGCAAAAGACAAGAAACGTATACCGGCAAAAAAAGTACATACTAAAAAAACTAACAAAGTAGATGCCAACCAAATGATCACAAAAGTTTAAGGTGTAACTTAATGAATAAAAGTATGAGGAGATTATGGGGTAACACTTGCCTTTCCTTCACTCGATACATTTGATGCTACTGGCTCTGTTTCTTCAGATAATAAAGGAACTTGCTCAGGGTCGAGATTTCCATTGTGGGGCTGACTCTTTATAGGAAGATGTCCACCGTCACCATAGAAAGTACCTTCAGGAGGGGGTTTAAGCATTTCAAATACATATGTATACAAGATTATGGCACCAACCTGGCACACAAAGAGAAAGATGTCAGATATTACACATTGCTCAAAAtattttttaagaaaatttaGACAACAAATCCTCCTTTTGTCTAATTCAATAGTTTACGTTTGCTTTTAGATCGTTTTGTTACAAAAGCTCATGCAAGTGGGCTAGGTGCTCCCACCCTCATTCTCCACCTCCCAGCATGTCGAAAAAGGAAGCGTTAACATTGATTAGGACATACAAAAATGTAGGTAAACTATTGGCTGAGATAGAGGTAGTAGTAACTGGAAGTAGGCGGTGGCCACCGGGCCAGGCTAGCAGCAAGCCGAGCTGAAAGTACTAGACCCATGAGGCCATGACCAGTCCGTGATAGAAGCTGGGTTGGGACAGGCTGGCAGAGGGCGGCCCTGAACCAGCCCGTAGGGGAGGTCGTGCCAGTGGAATGgacaattttatttattttgctTCTCTGCGAGCTAGGCCGGGGTGGACTGGAAATGGACTGGCAACATTGGGGACAGGCCGAGTGTCTGGGCGGGCTGGCAGACTGGCCAAAAGGTGGTCATTTTGGCAAACCTCTAACTGGAAGCACTGCCACACTAAGGAAGATAGAAATTTATAGAAGAGAAGCCTAACATGACAATCTCATAACCATTGTTAGTATCAAAAAAGGATGCACAACAAGAATAAGATGCACAGATGCCTACAAGAAATTTACCTTTCAATATGATAAAATTCATTCCCATAGACTAATAGACGACTAATAGAGTGGTCATCTTGTACGCAAACAAGTAGACTCAGGGAAAATGTCTCGACTAAATACCctttcactaaattatttatactaaaaaatcgGTAAAAAATTCATAGCAAGCAAAAAGTTGTCATAAGACAGCAAACTGAGGATCAAAACTATACCCACTGCCCATAAGCTATGTAAGCGGTTCCATCCTGACTGCACTTCTCCGAATCACCAAAAGGATTTCCCGTATCTCTACACAAAGCTGCAATAAGGACAAGCGGGACATTGCCAATATTTCCTGTGAAAAATAATGCCACATAATTAGTTCAACATGTCACGAATTCACACCACATGAAGGGAGAATCTCCTTGAATCTACACTAAGTGTTGCTGCAAGTATAAATAAGAGCAACAGCAATGTTAACCTCTAAAGCTACAATATTAACCTAATTCATCAATTTAAGGTGTAGAGCGCATATATTCCAGGATAGGATAAACTGTTACGATAGAAGAACGACTTCAGTAACTGCAGCAACTACTGACCATTTCCATTGTCAGGCTAAAAAGAGTGAACGCCTCCTAACTCCTTAGACTGTTAATTATAAATAATTGAATGGACCCCAATTTATTGGCCGTTTGGTTCTCTACAATACGAATTGACAAAATCTAATAGAATTCAATGATAACTACCATTTTACTAGGCCCTAGGTAAACTTCCTTCATTTACACGAGGGTTGCAAGAAAAGAAAAGACTTATATAAAGAGAGTATCTGAGTATGAACAAGCATTAAATAGGCAAATAATTAGTAATTTGTAATTCCAATATGTAAAATGGTGAACTTAAAGAAGGGGAAAAGAGGTATACCAATTCCAATATGTACAATGGTGAACTTATAGAAGGGGTACGGAGGTTTAACAATTTGCGCAACAAGTGTAGCTATCAAGGAGCCAGAAATAACTGTAAGAACAACATTGACTGGTATAAACCACCTGACAAATAAAGAAGGTCAATCAGTTCAACTGGATCATGTACAACAGTACAAACAGTTCAACTATGGCAGATAAAAGTGAATAAAGAATCAAACCAGTCAATTAATTTCCGAATTGTAATAGCTTGGCCTAATTGGGAGAATATCAAACAGGGCAGAAGCAGAGTAAAAACCAACTGTAATCACAACATGCAATCAGAAAAAAGAGTTAGAATAACATTCATGATAGTGACGTACTGACATGACATTACCATATCATCGTACTCTCTAACCAATTGAATAACCAATATTTGAGCAGTCGAAACTATAAGGTCCTATTATACTGCTCCCTACCCAAATGACAATTATAGGGGTGGGAATGTGGGATGTTAGAAGCCTTATGCCGAGAACTGGTTATAGATTACCAATAATGAATTGGGATGAAGCAACTTCATAAAAGTATATGCCTCCCTATAAATCCGTTACGACCAAGTAACAAACTTTCTATTCAAATAGAAGTATGAAGCAAAAGACACTCACTCCATTGAGCTGCTTGCGGCCACCGGCAGGGAGAATGTTGACGAACTTGGACGCCATTAAAAACCCGAGGAAGCACATAGTGAACACTTTTGCAATGGGAAGCACTGCAATTTTGATAGTGGAAATAAGAGACTGGCCTCCTCCACCACTCCCCATCAGAACTTCTGTCAACAATCTCTCTATCCTCATAacttagctttcttatgcttccCACAAGGGTATTTCAGCAATCGCTCAACAATTATCCGGGTTTTTCCGGTACAGACGATTCTGACGCAAAATCCCTTAAATTGACAACAAACAAttaatcatatatatatataataaagtaTATGATAATTAAAAAATTCACAAAATTGGAGTATATAACAAGTTTTTGGGTGGATTTGTTATGAGGGTAGATTATCTAccaaaacaaataaacaaaaccaaatacaatacaaattcttgtttaagacggatatattaaATAGAAATTAGAGGTGGGTTAGTAAaaggattcttagatcttaagTTAATCAGTATCTAGACAAAATTGCACAAACTATACaacattaattaactattaatcaaaCTTGTAACAGCAGAACAATAATAGCAGTCGTATAATTCTACTCCCATGATTTAAAAGCATCATTAAAACGTCCAAAACATATACAATCAATCAAATACTGTAAAAAACAAATAACCTGCGAAGATATTTAGCAAAAAAATTGAACATAATCTAATGAAATTTATAAAAGAATTCAGCTTTGTTGCACCAAATAATAATTGAAGTAAACTAAATCAATCAATCAGTTTGAAGAGAATTTAAGTAACAAATGGCGTACTATAAATGGGAAATGGCCCACATACTGTAGCTTGAAGGACACTCGACGTGCACCCATAATTATGGACAAGCAAGAAATAGTACAACATTATACGAGTACTACAATCAATACTACCAAGTTACGATCATGAATTACGCAATCATAATTTCTCGAAAGTCCTTTCTAAAAAAC from Silene latifolia isolate original U9 population chromosome 3, ASM4854445v1, whole genome shotgun sequence harbors:
- the LOC141647601 gene encoding protein PIN-LIKES 6 yields the protein MRIERLLTEVLMGSGGGGQSLISTIKIAVLPIAKVFTMCFLGFLMASKFVNILPAGGRKQLNGLVFTLLLPCLIFSQLGQAITIRKLIDWWFIPVNVVLTVISGSLIATLVAQIVKPPYPFYKFTIVHIGIGNIGNVPLVLIAALCRDTGNPFGDSEKCSQDGTAYIAYGQWVGAIILYTYVFEMLKPPPEGTFYGDGGHLPIKSQPHNGNLDPEQVPLLSEETEPVASNVSSEGKFKQILMFIYDKLKLKQIIQPPIIASILAMALGCVPLLKRFIFESDGPLFFFTDSCMILGEAMIPCILLALGGNLVDGPGSSKLGFRTTAAIVFARLVLVPPAGLGIVTLADKLGFIPAGDKMFKFVLLLQHTMPTSVLSGAVANLRGCGKESAAILFWVHIFAVISMAGWIVLYINLLF